The sequence AAATATGGTAACAACAATTATTTAATATGTATATTTCTTATAAGTGTAAAACCTTGCCATGCGTATTATAGCATAGTTTTAGGTTATAAAAGTGGATTAGTTCTTTTGGATTTGAGCTGATAAtttcaacataatttaaaatgCATGGGTGTGGCAACCCACATCCACTTTCAGCATCTGTTGTAAACCTACCATCAATTAGTGGAAaacattcaaaaaataaaataaagatattATCATTGTTCCACCATCACACAATAACCAGTACCATTtgataaatattaaataataaaaagatgtcatcattgttccaccatcacataaatattaaataataaaaacaattgaATTAGGTGAAGACTTATCTTTTTTTCACGTGTGGATCTGGTGGATCTGACCGACAAGGGCTCTTCccatatcttttctttttcaaaattatCATGAGTGTGGAAAAAGACAGATGGGTATGGAAATGATGTTGTTGGAGACTTTCTTCCCCACTGAGTCAAAAGATAAACAGCATGCAAGGCCTGGCTCTTTCGGCCATTTTCTTCCCCGAGAGCTTGCTCTGATCGTCTAGGGTTCGAGACGAGGTAATTGTATTCAGGTGAGGCAAAGAGAATGCTATCAGCTTCTCGGATCTTCTGACGAAATGCTTCCACGACAGGTGGAGAAGTTTCCTTTCCCTCCATATCTGTGTTCAGCGGTGGCAGCTTCGGAGCTGGTAGGGAGCATTGGACCCAGTGGTGACACCATAGCTGTCAGTCCTTGAGACGGGGATCAAGGTAGAGAAGTGACTCAGTGGAACCAAAGTGAGGGACCCTAGTCTTGACTCAAGGGCATTGTGGTAATCATCCGAAACTGCGTCGTAATAAAGCGTCATTAGCTGAGCAAAACAGCTGGTGAACGGAGCGATGAGGACGGTCGGGTCGAACCATAGCCTGAACCAGCCGTCATTCTTCTTCTGAAACGGGTACCAACGGTTGTATAACAGACCGGAGGGCTTGTAGTCGGTGGTTAACCGGGCTTCCAGCTGGTTCCCTCCATTCCCAGGTATTAAGATCAGAGGGTGGAGGTTGGTAGCTCCTGCCTGACACTTGTACAGCATCAAAACCATTGATGAGAACACCAGCAACAGTTTCAATCCTAGTGGTGGCTTCATGATTTGGTTCTCTGATATGATGTTTTGGATTTGGTTGTCATCTTTGTTCGAGACCTTGGGTTATAGATAATGTGCAAATATCTTGCTCTGCTACAAGTTTGTGGTTGAGAATGGGATACGTACTCCATGGTTCTTAAGtttctgcagattttgcagtattgattttgcagatttcaCAGATTCAcattggaggtgaaaaaatgaaagagaaccgacacagcttttcgtatcgtttcccacagacggcgccaaatgttgatgcacaaaaccggatggtcttggaacaacgtaaatccgaccgtgaatctgtaagaaatataaataacacaagatgtatcgtggttcaccccaaggtttgggctacgtccacactgattgtatttctctgattgtatgtatggattacaagggtaAGGGGGAGTCCCCAGAGAAAGATAGTGTTGTGGTAtttgtgagggtattgccctctgttgGATTCATTTAGTCCCATTTGTGAggggggaggagtccccttttatagaataaggggctcctccttttacataatcatatgggctgggtaatgaggcccaatgtatcaaagtctgaggcccattatgtgtggtaccaacaacacttattcccactctcttcagctttgtcaagctggtttccaccattcgtacactctcttttgaccaggcatccctctccaaaaTAGGGAGCGAAgaaagccacagcacacagaatgataCCCCCCTTGAAATAGACTaattcttcaagctaaagtcgaggagctggaggctcagaacaacaagatagcaataaagaatgagatccttcaagaacaatatgagaagctcttcaaaacgctccacgaaactaggcgtactcaaacacgtgagCTTGTTGCCagtgtggacatcaaccatcatatAGGTAccccccaacatggagggtcaccttccttcgacatgggtatccctgatgaggagcgagctaatcatcaaaatattgatcaacatgagacttctctcaacccagctgcttcgacccgaagtagaagaagtggaggaagtcacctccttgcagaaaggTTAGAAGAATTGAAAGTCGTTTATTGTGACTGccaagacttcctaaagcaacgtcaagagaatccccttcacataagctcgaagatcaatgacccaagggtttctaaaagactCGATCCCTTCCCACGACCcaagccagctgccaatctaggaaagaacgacaggtcccagaggaacataaaGGTACAAGGGACCcagaggtattccgacagacccGCCTTAGAAGTCAGTACAACAAGTCCAAAGAAAAACCACACgctcttgctcaaactttcctacttctaagaggcaatggagacttacgaaagacaATTCCAATGGTACAAGACTCCACTAAAGTCCCTCTTGTcgtacagctccttgaggaaatAAATAAGTTGAAAGCCGAATGTCAGGCCAAGATACCTGACTAGAACTAACCCAGGCCTAACCCTCTaataaggaggatcctcaacaccccctttaaacgaagacaaaacaaaagcttggtttacaactctatactggaaatgaggacccgattgaacaccttaacctctttgagtctaccatggcatatcagatgcacaccaaCAAAGAGCGATGTCTTTTCTTCCCTTCCACTCTTTCTAGCGGAGCTTTAAATTGGTATTTTCGTCTTCCAcccgagacagtagactcatttgaggaactaaggaaactgtttgtctctcaacatatcttccagaCCAATCACTTAcattctacagatgacttgtacactattcgctagaagtcggacgagtcactacaagagtatgccggtcgcttcagccatgagtattttCGCTGCGCTAAGGCAGATGATAAGaccgccctcaaagccttcacagcaggcttacgtgattgtttcttcaagtacatgatcaatgccaacacttggaagacttactctgaggtgatggcacatgcttacaaccacacCTCcaccgaagcaaggacataccaagagaacccccatatggttaacccctatcaacaagtgagAAGTGGaggtcaagttctaccaagtaaggagatcttggccattcagaaACCCATTGCATTAGCTTctacctcatttagctactcgctaagtcaccaaacatatttgtctcttggtaagaggaataatttttactctcagcaagcccattacaacaagagggatcaAAGtttgtatcaagacaaccagggatAAACGTACTGTTGACTATTATGACTAGGGGGCTAGCCCCACTCTTCCAAAAtgaaggactaggtactgaagggaatgctattataagaaggcatacacattacaaatgttttgaccatcaaccgcttgagatcttttgtcacacaagccattcggcaaatatttaaagaagagggaattcagacaacttatTCTGAGTCTATTGCATTCCTAACATTGGAACATTTGGTCTACATTGACCTACCTTTATACTCCagctcagagcttcaacatgcgtactttgacacaaagtatatgatactaagtgttacaaccaacatggttcacatatcgaaAGCATGGATcctttcatgcatagcaaaacattcataagtatcactcatgtcaatcagcataaacatcatacattccaacacattcatacataaacatcatacattccaacacatccatacataagccaactgtgctttgaaagggttcaacatactttgtgtcattcgacacttgttacaatgtgcctcgacaccttgcccttattctcaccaactaggtgatgaagggaCTCACATTCGTgctaccaactaggtgatgaaatgtacaactcatactctccttcatgccaccaaccaggtgatgaaatgtacaactcgtactctaatattatttggtaacttgccattcttatcaccaaccaagtgaagaaggaacttaccttcgtgccaccaaccaggtgatgaaatgtacaacccgtactctaatattatttggtaacttgccgctcttatcaccaaccaagtgaagaaagaactcatatttatgccaccaaccaggtgatgaaatgtacaacccgtactcttcttcatgccaccaaccaggtgatgaaatgtacaacccgtactctaatattatttggcaacttgctacTTTTATCACCagccaggtgaagaaggaactcatcttcatgccactaaccaggtgatgaaatgtacaacccgtactctccttcatgctaccaaccaagtgatgaaatgtgaagaaggaactcatcttcgtgccaccaaccaggtgatgaaatgtgatgaaaattgataaggaactcaccttcgtaccaccaaccaagtgatgaaagcaactcaccattcattccaccaaccaaaagcaagtggtacaacttgtatatatgaactcttagcattcacaaataatcaaaaaccctccaacctacttcaagaataagcctgtggaaagttacttctttaaaagcaaaagtatctcatatcatgttttctctatatccttttctttgtcgtTGTTGATGTCTACAGAACaagaagaatgagaacaatcatcTGGAACATGAGATCAAACTTTCGATCTGAGATTGACTGCTTGGAACTCCGATTGCTTACTTTGTCTGTCACCTTTTTCAGCAGATCTCCTCGTTCAGAGACTTAAGGGATTCCtgctatagggtttgtatcgtgcttgaccaagctcgaaactacaagtaagcttcaagtgaaattgatacattaccttgtgcatctccattggttaaagataccacccctagatggaggaaaagtacttccagagaagatgtcacatctacctatgagacagataaggcaagagaaaacgataccacactttggtacttagaagtttcgtaatTACTCAggggcttggatcttgcaagtccccaaccgaggagcttccttcACTTAGGAACTTagaggagcactgtttgtaccatacttgaccaatcccaaaactaccaagcatcggtcaacattataccgtcaaggactcagaagagtttcccttcaaccagaaggccaatcacagtgcaacacgtgtcaacaccaagaggccaatcacagggcaacacgtgtcaacatcaaaggctaatcacaacatgacatgtgtcaaggccagaacaaagctagaaactctcttctataaaaaagatcattctcccacaataatccctaatgtcatttgtactaaatcattcactagtactcactaaaggagagcttgaatctatgtacttgtgtaaacccttcacaattaatgaaaactcttctactccgtggacgtagccaatctgggtgaaccacgtacatcttgtgtttgcttcactgtctctatccatttacatacttatccacactagtgaccggagcaatctagtaaaggtcacaaacttgacattttctattataccaaagtcctcactcattttgtgcatcaacacaacgAAACACAGTTcaatatcgtcgcttttcatttatgtcggtagctaccatataagtgaaaacatcatcgataataatctcatttcaattccatttagctcatccaaactagtatactagaccaagaactttaagtctcgggagagatccagattaatctcatgagatgaaaatgatttgagacaaggATCGAGTTTAGATTTATTTTTATGTCGTGTCTTCCTCTTTTAGGAAAGTGAATCTTACAAACCGAATGATCTGTCGTGCT is a genomic window of Malus domestica chromosome 09, GDT2T_hap1 containing:
- the LOC139187892 gene encoding lecithin-cholesterol acyltransferase-like 1, with amino-acid sequence MKPPLGLKLLLVFSSMVLMLYKCQAGATNLHPLILIPGNGGNQLEARLTTDYKPSGLLYNRWYPFQKKNDGWFRLWFDPTVLIAPFTSCFAQLMTLYYDAVSDDYHNALESRLGSLTLVPLSHFSTLIPVSRTDSYGVTTGSNAPYQLRSCHR